aggagttgggacaattttctggtttacttctcaatgccatgccaacccaaggggttggggatacatatttataggctgctagccagccaagcatatgccaagatgctagtctaagatgctgtcctagatgctaagatgctgtcctctagatgctagtctaagatgctgtcctaaatgctgtcctctagtctaagatgctgtcctatgcTGTCTTAAAAACACAAATACCACAACAGCCtcacaaagaccacaacagccccacaaagaccatagcagccagacttatccatcattctcccctaagtcttgtgcgtcgtcttgtgtgaaagttgaaccatcccggtcctggagcagagctcaaggaacttgatcctcccaaggggcttggtgagcaggtccgcaagctggtccttggtgttgatgtagctcgccttgatgctcccttcctcaagacagcctcggatgaagtggtacctcacccggatgtgcttgctgcgttcatggaagacagggttctttgccagggccagagcggacttgctgtccaccctgagctccaccgctctagtgtctctgccgaggagatcaccaagcagtcaagcgagccagagcgcctgagtcgaagcggtggaggccgatATGTACTcagcctcgcagctggacagggccaccacctgctgcttgatcgactgccagctaacgaggcacttgccgaggaagaagaggatcccgctcgtgctcttgctggtgtcgatgtcgccggcgtggtcgctgtcgctgtacccgacgaagtgtgccgccccagggcacctagggtagtagaggccgtggtcgagagtccccgcaacatagcggatgatcctcttcacagcctacTGGTGCTCCgttgtcggtcgctgcatgaaccgactaacgtagccgacggagaatgccaggtctggccgtgtgtgggcgaggtagcgaaggctccccacaagacgccggtactgcgtagcgtccacctcctccgtcgtgctgtcgcggctcagcttcagcctctcctccatcggagtgagagctgggttgcagtcggtgagcccagctagctcaacgacgcgcttggcgtaggcggtctgttgaagcgtgatcccagagtcatcctggtgcacctcgattcccaggtagaaggagtgaggccccaggtcactcatctggaaggtggccttcatctcttccttgaatgccgctacctccgcatccttggtgccggtgatcagcaagtcgtcgacgtagacacccaccagcagagcattacctccactgccccgtcggtagatggccgcctcgtgcgggctttgctcgaagcccatcccctttagcgtggaatccagcttggcattccacgccctcggtgcctgccgcaagccatagagggccttgcgcaggcggagcaccttgccctccttgccggagatcgcaaatcccggcggctggtgcacgtagacctcctccttcaagtcgccgttaaggaacgtcgacttgacgtccatgtgatgaacacgccagtcctcctgggcagctagcgcaaggagtcgcacggactccatccgtgccacgggagcaaaggcgtcgtcgaagtcgaccccctcctgctgcacgaaacctcgtgccaccaagcgagccttgtgcttgacgatggcaccggcttcatccctcttcagcttgtacacccacttaagggtgatcgcgcgatgaccacgaggaaggtcagcaagctcctaggtgcggttcttctcaaccgcatccatctccaactgcatcgcgacACTCCATGctgcgtgtctctcggcctctgcaaacgaccgaggctcgccgtcgtcacacgtaaggtgcaactgcgcctccaggtcgtgaggcaccggtcccggcaccggctggtcgccgagaaggttctccatcgtacggtaccgcaacggctcgccgtcgtggtacgcgtcgacgcgctcctcgtcgtgagagagtggagtagcgagctcaaccgggccgtgctcgacacgagctggtggtggagtagacgtgcccggagtggtgcctgtcggtgctggagtgcgtggcgttgccggctgtggtggagccggcgaagaactcatcacagccgaggtcctggctggagagcgtggtgctgtcggagtagcaggcgccagggtcggtggaggctcggggactggggtagacgcgctcgctgaagaagagccgcctactcccccagctccctcgaagtggacgtactcgacagagaagtcgtcgtacgtcggagccgagccgtcgtccactgccttgtcccacgcccatcctcgcccttcgtcgaacacaacgtcgcgcgccgtgcgcacacgctgtgtcttcgggtcgaggatgcggtaggccttcgagccctccgcgtagccgatgaacactcccggagtgctcctgtcgtcgagcttgctgatgtggccaagctccttggcgaacgcgaggcagccgaaaacccgcaagtgggagaccgtcggcttgcgcccatgccaagcctcgtacggcgtcctgccgtcgagcgtcttggtaggtgagcggttgaggatgtagacagccgtcaccaccgcctctccccagaagacagccggcatccccctctgcttgaggagggctcGAGCCATCTCCACAactgtctggttgcgccgctcgacgacgccgttctgctgcgggctgtacggcgcggagtagtggcgctgaatgccctcgtcagcgcagtacgacgcgaattcagccgccgtgaattcgccgccgttgtcggtgcgcagcacgcgcagcttgcggccgcactccgcctccgcagcagcctgcgcgcgcctgatggcgtctgcagcctctcccttgccgccgaggaccatcacccacatgtagcgggagaggtcgtcgacgagcagcaggaagtagcgtcgtccttccggtgtggccggtgtcaccgggccacacaagtctccgtgcacaagctcgagcctctccttggctcgaaagctagcccgctgtggaaaggggagtcgcctctgcttcgtcaacacgcagacgtcgcagagctgctccacatggtcgaggcacggcaggcctcgcaccatctccgtggcactgagccgcttcagggcctcaaagtgaaggtgcccgaaacgctcgtgccactgccacgcctcgtcgtcccgacgagcagcgagacagaggggttgtgccacctgcacgttaaggacgtagagtcgatttgtgcttctggataccttggcaagaaggcgacgacgacgatcccaaatcctcatgacttcgtcctcaaccaccacgcgcgaaccgttctcatctagctgtcccaagctgatgatggagttcctcaacgcggggatgtagtagactccggtgagcagcctgtgctcaccagacacggtggtgaagatgacggagccggcACCCTTGATTTCcatgccggaggcatccccaaacttgacggagcctcggatgctagagtcaagctcggtgaagaactcccgtcgaccggtcatgtgatgcgtagcgccggtgtcgaggcaccacccgtcagtcttgtcgttgccggagctgtcgccgaggagggcgtgtgcttttggctcgtcgaggtggaggagagccgttgcggccggtgccgctggaggtagctcaatgcttgcatgtgccatgaacagagccggctcctccgcctgtgcgacgtgggcctggccgcgtcgtggctgtcggcagtccttggcccaatggccgagctggccgcagttgcggcatgcGTTGTCTCGtgtcggcttgtgcctgccggcggcgccgccctgggcgcctccgcgggcatcaccctcggcacgtcctcgcgccccggcttgggcgtctctgcgcgccttgcgtggcttgccacgcttgcggccgcctgtcgcggaagaaggctcccccttcttccgatcaccttggctggcaagccactgctcccgagtgagaaggagcttcccgccagtggtgatgggccccgagagagactgtggctcatcgttgtcgacgaccttgaggcgacctatcgcctcctcgatcgacatcgtggagagatccagcagagactcgatcgagcgagccatctgcttgtacttctcggggacgcagcgaaagagctctctctcctcgccgtaggtgtcatcgccgaactgcaccatcttctgcaacagagtgttgagacggagagcaaagtcatcaacgtcctcatctggcttgaaggccaggttctcccactccttgtgaagtgcctgcagtgtggacttgcgggcgcggtcgctgccgatgcgtgccgcagcgatggcgtcccaagcctccttggcagtccgcttgttggtaagcgagaactgcatctcgggcaggactgcagcgatgagggcatccaacgcccgtcgatctaggtcgtagtcgacgttgccgtatcggactgcctcccacatgtgccgcacctggagctttaccctcatcaccgcagcccactcgacgtagttggtcttggtgagggtaggccactcaccgccgggaccgacgtccctgacaacagcctggagcccgtggtaaccacggtaccgatccggggagagagagccacgctgcctgtgaaggccgcgctctccatcgacccgtcggtaccgatctggggagagagagccacgctgcctgtgaaggccgcgctctccatcgacccgtccgccatcgttgccgtgcgcgcctcctccaggagcgccgccagcgcgtccgcgcctgtctgggctgccgccgcgctggtgggcgtgcgcggctgccccaggagcgccaccgccgtgtgcgcctcctccaggagcgccgccagcgcgtccgcgcctgtctgggctgccgccacgctcgtgggcgtgtgcggctgcccactgcgccgcccgcgctcgcgctgcctccctctctagcagctcgaggtccgcgtcggcagtgtcgtcagcggaaatggagctgccgatgctgccgcgcagagcctcgacctccgctgccgccgcacgcgctgcattcgctgccgccgctgcttccacctccgctctggctgctgccagctccgccgctgccagcctcgacgcccttgctgccgctgcaacggtctctgccgccgctcgctcgcgttcctctgccgcggcaagtttggcctcctgccgacgccgcgtgctcgaggcgaccgagcgctgagactaccCTGCGGatatgacgcgctaccggggggttgctgcgtggggagagggctgctttagacgggggaggagtgagcaggagcggccggagctgctgctcgcaactggggctgttgtgtggctgggagaggagatgagcaggagatgctcaggctacaggataatacggctctgatacctcttgttagtcgctgaattctcactcttggaagtagcagaattcttactctcaacgagagaggatgacactaggagttgggacaattttctggtttacctctcaatgccatgccaacccaaggggttggggatacatatttataggctgctagccagccaagcatatgccaagatgctagtctaagatgctgtcctagatgctaagatgctgtcctctagatgctagtcctagatgctgtcctctagtctaagatgctgtcctatgctgtccaaaaaacacaaagaccacaatagccccacaaagaccacaacagccccATAAAGACCATAgcagccagacttatccatcatttaGTGTGTCTAAGATGAGATACTAATGATAGTACATAAACTACAGAGTACAGACAACTCTTTATTATGTAGCGATAGATATATTGCTCGACTATttgctttaattgtgttgtcctATACTTTTCACTGTTTCAAATGTTCCCAATTTTTATTGTTATACTAGTCAGAAAAGGTTGTATCCTATGCAACAGGTGTTTAGGTGGAACCTTTGAAAGTTACCCATGGCCATTCAGTTTTAGAGCAATAGATGACGTTGATCAATTAGGTGTCTTATTCACAGCAAACTTTTGACTGTAGGGGTTTGCCTTGTATCATGAACACTACACAAGCTCCTATCATCACCATGAATTCATGTTAGTGATACTTTACTGAACACAAGGTGCAAGGTCCATGTATCTAGTGGCTGCAGCCACATTTTCGTTGGAACTGGACCCTAGTAGACCCTAAGTTCATGTCCTATGTCCTTTTCTAGGCTAGCCACCACTCAATTCACACTCTTAAACATTACCTGAAATAAACTTTGAAGTACTAGATTCAAATATCAACAGTTGATCGATTTGCTTGTTTCAGTAGGGATTTCCATCTCACAGGACCGGTTCAGTGGTTTTCTTTTTAACTTCTACAGAACATGTACCATGGTAGACACTACATATAACCTCGCAGGGGATTTGAGAAATAAGGGAATGATATGTAGTACTGAAACACAAAGTACTGCCACCTTACCTGAGATAAAACCTAGATGAATACCTTTCCTGATAGATGAAACCCCTGATGAGATTGGTATATTAGTTTGTGAGTGTAGTTGTCACTTGTCAGTGCCTCAATGGTCGTCATATAACTGTAATTCATTTGTCTAGCAATAGTTTCACACTAGGATGTTCTGCTGATGCTTCCTCATTTTGTTTGTTTTTATGCCATGGAAAAGTAAAATTAGAATTAGATTCCTGTAGAGCTTGAGGGCATTTGACATGCCAAAGTGTTGGGCTTTCTTTCTAACAGCTTACTGCTCTATTATTTTCTTCTACGAGATTATACGCTGACTTCTTCCCATACCTGTGGAATGGGAACATTATTTGTTGTGCAGGTTATGTGAGGAAAATTACATATCGTGAGGACATTCAAAAGATAGATGAGCTAGACAATGACAAGCTACCATAGTTTGAAAGGTCTGAAGTCATTCGGCTGCTGTAATTTTGTAACTGCTGCCGAATAGCTTGTGCTCGCAACCTACAAATTGACCAATGATTCTTTCCACTGCACATTCTACTGTTCAGGCACGATACATAGAGGGGTTGTTCGTTAAGCATTGTAAACATTACGTTAAAAAAAACATTGTAAACTTAGCAATGGTGCCTAGTAATTGTACCCCTTTTACCTTTGTTGGttgctgatatatatatatatatatatatatatatatatatatatatatatatatatatatatatatatatatatgataacgACCGATACGTAAAAGAAAATAATAAATGTCAAGGGGATTCTTTTCTCGGCTGTATAGAACCTTTTTGGTTTGCTGTACGTTCGTTCCCAAGCAGCTTCGTATTAGAATCTTATTATACTTCGCGCGTTGGCATGGTCCATCTGTTGCCGTCATttctggtttgagattgcctacacTGCAAGCTCTGGAAGAATCCCACATTCTGAAACTTTCTGCAGCTCTCAGGCATATGTATTCTCTCAAACTTTGCTGATGGCAGGCGACATATAAACTTTGATGGAGGGCCATCACCTCTAGCTAGCCGCAGCAGAACAATTATTCATCGAAAAAAAAAATGTCTCATCTGAGAATTCTATCCTTCAAGTACAATCTCGCGAAGCTCCGCTCCAAGGCCGGCCGGCCAATGGGGCGGCCGCTGTCGGCCAGGGACCGGCAGTTCTCCGACCTGAGCACCTACAagcccgacgacgaggagatgaaGAAAGTTTTCAACATGATAGCTAGCCAGCCCCACGGGATCAGCAAGAAAGACCTCCAGCTGCTCCTGGAGAGGTTCGGGAAGgcggacgccgccgccgaggcgcGGCGGATGATGTGCGTCGCGGACCACAACAAGGACGGGTACATGGACCTGGAGGAGTTCATGGAGGTGCACCGGAACGGCGTGCAGCTCGGGGACATCCGGCGGGCCTTCTTCGTGTTCGACATGAACGAGGACGGCAGGATCAGCGCGGAGGAGGTCATGACGGTCCTGCGCAAACTCGGGCAAAGCTGCAGCCTGGATGACTGCCGGAAGATGGTCAGGGAGATCGACAGGGACGGCGATGGCTTCGTGAACATGGACGATTTTATGATCATGATGACTCGCCCGCGGAGGAAGCCGTGAGCACCGAGCTAGCTTCCGTGCACGTCCTGATGTAAATAATATGCAATGCAAATCATATCCTGTATAAGATGATCAGATTCAAACCAACGCTCATTTAGCTTTATCTTCTCTTCTGCTGTTTATCTCTCTGCAGCTTGCTGATGACACGCTATTAGGAATTTAGGATTGGTGAAACAATATTTGCTGTTAACAAATTGACCATCGTCTTTCACTGCTCTTTGCAGTTGCTCCTTTGCTCTGCACGAAGCAAACGCCATTACAGTCTTGTCAATGACCTGCAGTGTCTGACGTAGTAGAGACGAATCCAATAAAGCCACCGAAAGTACTGACACGAATAATCGGTGCCCATGAAACTTTACCAAAATTTCAAAGTCAATGGAAGCTTGTAGCGCATGCATCAAGTTGAAATCTAACACGGGCTGTCGTCCCGATTATCCTCTTTTTCCTTGCCGGGGTTGTCGTCATGCTCTTTTTCGCGTTTTTTGTTGGGTTCGTTTCAACTTTGCATCTCACATTTTCTTCTTATTAAAATATGTACTCCATgttaaaaaaaaatctaataCATCTGTTCTGAGATTGTAAATCATATAGATATACATTATATCTAATAGTCTATCTAAATATATATGCTACACAGCGGTGGcgtgggggctcaagccccctacCCATTTCGCAGTAGTGGAACTTCTGTGAAGCCttcatgaatttttaggcaaaattCTATAGTGTAGAGGGGCTGAGACTTAAAATCGAACAGCAGTGTTATTCAGTCCTcctgaaatattttctgggtCCACCGCTGCTAATCACGAGAATGGAGGGAGCACGCTACTTTCTTCATGCCACCACGAGAAAAACGAAGCGTGTATGGTTGCAGAGTTTAGACGAGAGAGCAATAATGCAGGGCATCATTTCAGCATCCTATTCCATCTCCTTTTAACAAGATAGCACTATACAGTATACAGTATGCCCGATTTTCCTCTCTTTGCAGATTCCCACATTGTGCGGCTGCCCCGTGGTTACCTCTTGCATTCAGCTTACACGATTCTCTTCCACGATCGACACAATCAATCAGCATTCAGCTGGATGATGAATGCAGAAGCTCATATCTTCAGCTTTTAATTTTGTTCTTTTTCGGCCACTTGGGTGCAGATATATTCTTGCTCCATTCAACGAGTAGTGCACGAGGATCTAGACGGCTCGATCTGATCGGCGCGCGATAGATGCCGTTGTGCTCTTGGACCTGGCAGTGGCCTATTTGTCGACAACCAAATCTGCGTAGAGAATAAGCTAAGCTGCAAAAGGTCACAACAAGGCAGGGGTAGATACAATACAAGCCGTGATAAACGACGTTACTCCTGAAAAAGTGACGGCAGCAGGCGTTGTATTGCATGCGACAGCCTTGCCAAATTGGCTTGCTTATATAAGGAACAATAGGTCTCAACAAGTtgcttcacacacacacacacacatacaggaAGAAAGGGTATAGGTCATTTGCAGAGGAGCTAGCTTTCTGTGCTGGTAGTGTTGTGAGGTGctgctcctcctgctgctgctgcgctcgACCGACCGATGGCGATCAAGAACATGACggtggcggcgacgacgacgcggTCGCTGGACGCTGACATGACGGTGGACGAGTTCAAGGAGTGGCTGCGGCGGTTCGACACGGACCGGGACGGGCGCATCAGCCGCGACGAGCTGCGGCGCGCCATGCGCGCCATCCGCGCCCGCTTCACGGGGTGGAGGAGCAAGCAGGGCATCAGCTACGCCGACACGGACGGCGATGGCTACATCGACGACAGCGAGGTGGACGGCCTCATCGAGTTCGCGCAGAAGAACCTCGGCCTCAAGATCGTCGCCTACTAATCTCGCATCTCGCAGGGGGCGCGCGCGGCGGGCCGCGGGTGGCGGGCGCTGGCTCACCATGAGCTAGCTATAGCGACAACTCATCATCACTATCCCCAGCTAAAATAAGAAGGGGTTGATCTATCGCTTGTCTTCTGTTAAAAAATGCTTTTCATGTACTTAGTCAATTCGAGTTCGAGATCATGCACTAGCTCTCTGTGttgttgttgtcgttgttgttgtgtgATCTATGTACGGTGTGTATGGTACTCATGGGTGTTGTGGATGTTAATTTGCCCTAGTGAAATTGACGGTATAATGCTTGACCATCCCGCTACAACTATATTGAGGATATCTTCGAGTTACCCGTTTTGCTACTTGGTTAAAGTTGTGTGTGCAAGCTCCGGTCGATGCTCCTTAGACCTCGTTTGTCAGAGCTCAACTTTGCTAGTGAAGTTTTTTTTTCAGCTTCACGAGCAGTTTTCTTGGTGAAGTTAAAGCTATTTTAGAGACATGTTTAGCAAAATAGCTCTCCATGTAGATTTTcttaaaacatgctctcacataaTCCCACACACACAACTCACAAGTGGAAGGTGAAGCTATGAAAAGTTATTTTCAACTTCAACCCACCCCATTCCCATGTCAGACCCTGCCACCGCCAAGTTATTCAGGCTACAATCGCCGTCTCTTACAATATGGTGTTCCACCGCTCGAGCCGCACCTTGCCGGAGATGTACGCAGTAGCCCTGCGTTGACCACTGACCTGAACGCTTGGGATCCACTTCAGTGTCGACCAAGCCCATTTCTCAGTGTAAATCTATCTTTTTACGACAAAAGACCCCCTAGGCAAGGCATCATTGTCATGTTACCTGAACTTATATAAATAAATGAAAACAAGAACAAAACAGGCTACGTAAAAGAGAAAATTATAACTAGATTTGATGAAGCCCTCACTTCCACTGCTTCCATTCCAAATGCAACCATGATAGCAGAAATATGGTCCAACACGAGAGGGATGCGTTCTCAAGAGTTGGACTCCTCACGATTGTCAGTTATAACTAAATTTGATGAAGTCATCACTTCAACTGCTATCATTGCAATTGCAACCATGATAGCAAAAAATCTGGTCCCACACGAGAGCTCCTTTTTTGCCTTCATTTTTCACAAGGCGAGTCCCTTGCAAAGAATCCTTCCACCATCCATCTCTTTTTCTTTGTCTTGTGTGGTGTGTCTCACACCCATTTTCATCATGCGGTCTCCTACCTCTCGCACGATGACTCATTTCCCTCGTTATGGTAGTAGAGTGGCCTAATCTTTCCGTTGAGATGAATATATCGATTGGAGGATGAAGACGACATTAAGGCCCTCTCGCATGATGACTCATTTCCCTCGTCATGAGAGTAGGGTGGCCTAATCTTTCGGTTGAGATGACTTTCTTGATTGGTGGATGAAGATGACGTTAAAGGCCCCAGTACAACTGACTAATGACGCTACGTCCTAGCGACAGATACACCACCTCTAATGGTTGCTCATGATCTTGTGCAGGACAATCAATCGGCCAAGAGCACTCATCCTGCAACTACAAGCAACCAAAGAACCGACAGGAAAAAATAAAACATGCACTTGAATTGCTAGATTAATATAAAGGTTTCCATCTAAAAACACAAGATGGTTGGGTTCCGAAGACAAGTAGACATACAGTCTAACCAACTGCTAAGCAAAATAGCAATGGCTAAATCGAAATAAACAAACCCAATCTATTCCTGGTGGCCAGAGACCTATCAATATATGGGTGGATGACCACACAGAGTGTTGGGGTCATGCCCCAACCTTAGGGTGCGTCTTTAACAGACTCAACTTGATACATAGTCCATCGACATAAAATAGACTGACGTAGCACCGTGGCAGAATAGGTCTAGACATCGAAACGATGCTTGCAATCGAATCTGATTAGATATGAACACAAGTCCGAATCTATTGGAAAGTAgacttgatttttttttcatgaaGTACGAAAACTCCCAAACCCAAATATGTGTGAATCCGTGATGACTGTCACAAATTGGTGTTGTCCTATAGTCCTAATCTAGCCTACGCGAATCCATTTCCTTTTAATCTTCTCCATTTGTTTTTGAGCAATACAAAAGTGCTCAGATCTGTATGTTCTAGATAAGGTCGGTACAAGCTTAAGAACGAACTCATATAATAATTGAGTTGTCTCCTTCTATTTCTCCTGTGCCaattttgttttcaaatttttgtaaattttatttgttttctttGCATTTATACATTTATGTCACTTAGGAAGCATCACCTAAAAAAATCAGAACCAGCATTGTAAGTCTCTTGCTCTCTTCTATGCATATATTTGGAACTATATATCATAATGGTATTTGAATTATTGTATTACTGTAATAATTCATTAAACTTTCCAACTTAATTTTTGAATTTAAGacatatatattattatttaGTACATATATACGGAATTACATTATGAATTTTTATCAAATTTATAAATGATCTTTATCGAATTGTATATGAATTTTTTTTGTACGACTTACCCTGAGATGAAATCATGGATCCACCGCTTCTGGTCCGTGACTCCGTTCTGGACGTGTACTCGAGGTCTCGAGCAAGGTAAGCGGTGGAACGTAGGGGAGGAGTTACGAGGAGGATGGTCGGCTGATCGATGCGGTGCTGTGGACCCATGTTCAGTGGGAGTGGGAAAGATAGATAGATGCTCGCTCAGGCCAGCCTTTAGGTAGGACGCCaggtgttgtgtgtgtgtgtgtgtgttgggacCGCAAGAAAATTGATTTTCTGTATAAGCTTAAGAACGAACTCACAATTTTTGAATTGTTTCTCGATGTCGACATGAACGAGGACGGCAGGATCAGCGCGGAGGAGGTCATGACGGTCCTGCGCAAACTCGGGCAAAGCTGCAGCCTGGATGACTGCCGGAAGATGGTCAGGGAGATCGACAGGGACGGCGATGGCTTCGTGAACATGGACGATTTTATGATCATGATGACTCGCCCGCGGAGGAAGCCGTGAGCACCGAGCTAGCTTCCGTGCACGTCCTGATGTAAATAATATGCAATGCAAATCATATCCTGTATAAGATGATCAGATTCAAACCAACGCTCATTTAGCTTTATCTTCTCTTCTGCTGTTTATCTCTCTGCAGCTTGCTGATGACACGCTATTAGGAATTTAGGATTGGTGAAACAATATTTGCTGTTAACAAATTGACCATCGTCTTTCACTGCTCTTTGCAGTTGCTCCTTTGCTCTGCACGAAGCAAACGCCATTACAGTCTTGTCAATGACCTGCAGTGT
Above is a genomic segment from Miscanthus floridulus cultivar M001 chromosome 3, ASM1932011v1, whole genome shotgun sequence containing:
- the LOC136542019 gene encoding calmodulin-like protein 30; the encoded protein is MSHLRILSFKYNLAKLRSKAGRPMGRPLSARDRQFSDLSTYKPDDEEMKKVFNMIASQPHGISKKDLQLLLERFGKADAAAEARRMMCVADHNKDGYMDLEEFMEVHRNGVQLGDIRRAFFVFDMNEDGRISAEEVMTVLRKLGQSCSLDDCRKMVREIDRDGDGFVNMDDFMIMMTRPRRKP
- the LOC136546366 gene encoding polcalcin Phl p 7-like yields the protein MAIKNMTVAATTTRSLDADMTVDEFKEWLRRFDTDRDGRISRDELRRAMRAIRARFTGWRSKQGISYADTDGDGYIDDSEVDGLIEFAQKNLGLKIVAY